From a region of the Salmo trutta chromosome 10, fSalTru1.1, whole genome shotgun sequence genome:
- the LOC115201229 gene encoding MBT domain-containing protein 1 isoform X1 has protein sequence MENTRNLAERTPRSERKRQDSFGMFDGYDSCSEESTSSSSSEDSEDEVPSIPASLPIIKNNGQVYTYPDGKAGMATCEMCGMVGVRDAFYSKTKRFCSVSCSRSYSSNSKKASIMARLQGKPPTKKAKVLQKQPLMAKLAAYAQYQASQQQQNLAKSKAVVPVECFDWGRYICSNNLVGAPVSCFKHVPMGTCWGDLAEGVRVEVLNSDTNLSTKVYWIAGIVKLAGFKALLRYEGFDNDTIRDFWCNLCVPEIHPVGWCASSGKPLVPPKSIQNKYSNWKAFLVKRLTGAKTLPPDFAAKVHENMQFPFKKLMRVEVVDKTHLCRTRVALVEQVIGGRLRLVYEESSDDFWCHMYSPLIHAIGWSRSIGHRFKRSDVSKKIDGQMDAPAPLFAKVKDVDQSGEWFKDGMKLEAIDPLNLSAICVATVRKVLADGYLMIAIDGSEAADGSDWFCYHSTSPSIFPAGFCGINNIELTPPRGYTKLPFKWFDYLRETSSIAAPVKLFNKDVPNHGFRQGMKLEAVDLMDPRLVCVATVTRIVHRLLRIHFDGWEDEYDQWVDCQSPDLYPVGWCQLTGYQLQPPAAQMAREIPPAVPKQKKKAQQYKGQKKKRKIPVGRRPFSQAGRRRSLSGEEEEQSPPPYSSQGPTMVPRPRTHHHHHTHKPESLLRLKEEPAEVDEFTFSQGISDQESNGSGSYYIKQEP, from the exons ATGGAGAACACAAGGAATTTG GCTGAGCGCACCCCGCGTTCGGAGCGTAAGCGTCAGGACTCGTTCGGTATGTTTGACGGGTACGACAGCTGCAGTGAGGAGAGCACCAGTAGCTCCAGCTCAGAGGACAGTGAGGACGAGGTGCCATCCATCCCTGCCAGCCTGCCCATCATCAAGAACAATGGACAGGTTTACACCTATCCCGACGGCAAGGCCGGCATGG CCACCTGTGAGATGTGTGGGATGGTTGGAGTGCGAGACGCCTTCTACTCCAAAACCAAACGCTTCTGCAGCGTCTCCTGCTCTAGAAGTTATTCTTCTAACTCTAAAAAAGCCAGTATAATGGCTAGACTCCAG GGTAAACCACCTACGAAAAAGGCCAAGGTCTTACAGAAACAGCCTCTCATGGCGAAGTTGGCAGCTTATGCCCAGTACCAAGcaagtcaacaacaacaaaacctgGCTAAATCAAAAGCAG TAGTTCCTGTTGAGTGCTTTGATTGGGGAAGATACATCTGTAGCAATAACCTGGTTGGAGCACCAGTCAGCTGCTTCAAGCAC GTCCCTATGGGTACGTGCTGGGGAGACCTAGCTGAAGGAGTGAGGGTGGAGGTGCTCAACTCCGATACTAACCTCTCTACAAAAGTCTACTGGATAGCAGGGATCGTCAAACTTGCAG GGTTCAAGGCTCTGCTGCGGTACGAGGGTTTTGACAACGACACCATCAGGGACTTCTGGTGTAACCTCTGTGTTCCAGAGATCCACCCCGTGGGGTGGTGCGCCTCCAGTGGGAAACCCCTCGTACCTCCCAAAT CGATACAGAATAAGTACTCTAACTGGAAAGCTTTTCTTGTGAAGCGACTCACTGGAGCCAAGACACTGCCACCGGACTTTGCTGCTAAG GTCCATGAGAACATGCAGTTCCCTTTTAAGAAGCTGATGCGAGTGGAGGTGGTTGATAAGACACATCTGTGCCGAACTCGGGTAGCTCTGGTGGAGCAGGTGATTGGGGGAAGGCTGAGGCTTGTCTACGAGGAGAGCTCCGACGACTTCTGGTGTCACATGTACTCCCCGCTCATACACGCCATCGGATGGTCACGGAGCATCGGACACCGCTTCAAACGATCCG ATGTGTCAAAGAAAATCGATGGTCAGATGGACGCCCCCGCCCCGCTGTTTGCCAAG GTGAAAGATGTGGACCAGAGTGGTGAATGGTTCAAGGACGGGATGAAACTAGAGGCCATTGACCCTCTAAACCTCTCAGCTATATGTGTAGCCACTGTAAGAAAG GTGTTGGCAGACGGGTACCTCATGATCGCCATCGACGGGTCGGAGGCGGCTGATGGCTCAGACTGGTTTTGCTACCACTCCacttctccctccatcttccctgCTGGCTTCTGTGGAATCAACAACATTGAACTCACGCCCCCTAGAG GGTACACTAAACTGCCATTTAAATGGTTTGACTACCTCAGAGAAACGAGTTCAATAGCCGCTCCTGTGAAGCTCTTTAACAAG GATGTTCCAAACCATGGGTTCCGCCAGGGAATGAAGCTGGAGGCCGTGGACCTGATGGATCCCAGGCTGGTGTGTGTTGCCACAGTGACTCGGATCGTCCACCGCCTGTTGCGCATCCACTTTGACGGCTGGGAGGATGAGTATGACCAATGGGTGGACTGCCAATCACCTGACCTCTACCCCGTGGGCTGGTGTCAGCTGACCGGCTACCAGCTACAGCCCCCCGCCGCACAGA TGGCCAGAGAAATCCCACCTGCTGTACCTAAGCAGAAGAAGAAAGCCCAACAGTACAAAGGCCAAAAGAAAA AGCGGAAGATTCCGGTTGGTCGACGGCCCttcagtcaggcaggcaggaggaggagcctatcaggggaggaggaagagcagagtcCGCCCCCTTACTCCAGCCAGGGCCCCACTATGGTCCCCCGGCCCcgcacccaccaccaccaccacacccacaaACCAG AGTCTCTGTTGCGTCTGAAAGAGGAGCCGGCTGAGGTGGATGAGTTCACCTTCTCCCAGGGCATCTCAGATCAGGAGAGCAACGGCTCGGGCAGCTATTACATCAAACAGGAGCCCTGA
- the nme2a gene encoding NME/NM23 nucleoside diphosphate kinase 2a isoform X1, with the protein MSNEERTFIAIKPDGVQRRLVGEIIKRFELKGFKMVGMKFVQAPDRPFFPGLVSYMTSGPVVAMVWEGFNVVKTGRVMLGETNPADSKPGTIRGDYCIQVGRNIIHGSDSIESANTEINLWFKPEELCSYTSCSTSWLY; encoded by the exons ATGTCGAACGAGGAGCGGACTTTCATTGCCATCAAGCCAGATGGAGTTCAGAGGAGGCTTGTTGGAGAAATCATCAAGAGATTTGAGCTAAAGGGCTTCAAAATGGTGGGGATGAAATTCGTCCAG GCCCCG GACAGACCGTTCTTCCCAGGCCTCGTCAGCTACATGACCTCAGGACCAGTGGTGGCCATG GTGTGGGAAGGGTTCAACGTGGTGAAGACAGGCAGAGTAATGCTGGGAGAGACCAACCCTGCAGACTCCAAACCCGGCACCATCCGAGGGGACTACTGCATCCAAGTGGGCAG GAACATCATCCATGGCAGTGACTCAATAGAGAGTGCCAACACAGAGATCAACCTGTGGTTCAAACCTGAGGAGCTTTGCAGCTACACTAGCTGCTCCACCAGCTGGCtttactga
- the nme2a gene encoding NME/NM23 nucleoside diphosphate kinase 2a isoform X2 has product MSNEERTFIAIKPDGVQRRLVGEIIKRFELKGFKMVGMKFVQAPESLLREHYADLEDRPFFPGLVSYMTSGPVVAMVWEGFNVVKTGRVMLGETNPADSKPGTIRGDYCIQVGRNIIHGSDSIESANTEINLWFKPEELCSYTSCSTSWLY; this is encoded by the exons ATGTCGAACGAGGAGCGGACTTTCATTGCCATCAAGCCAGATGGAGTTCAGAGGAGGCTTGTTGGAGAAATCATCAAGAGATTTGAGCTAAAGGGCTTCAAAATGGTGGGGATGAAATTCGTCCAG GCCCCGGAGTCTCTGCTGAGGGAGCACTACGCTGACCTGGAGGACAGACCGTTCTTCCCAGGCCTCGTCAGCTACATGACCTCAGGACCAGTGGTGGCCATG GTGTGGGAAGGGTTCAACGTGGTGAAGACAGGCAGAGTAATGCTGGGAGAGACCAACCCTGCAGACTCCAAACCCGGCACCATCCGAGGGGACTACTGCATCCAAGTGGGCAG GAACATCATCCATGGCAGTGACTCAATAGAGAGTGCCAACACAGAGATCAACCTGTGGTTCAAACCTGAGGAGCTTTGCAGCTACACTAGCTGCTCCACCAGCTGGCtttactga
- the LOC115201229 gene encoding MBT domain-containing protein 1 isoform X2, protein MENTRNLAERTPRSERKRQDSFGMFDGYDSCSEESTSSSSSEDSEDEVPSIPASLPIIKNNGQVYTYPDGKAGMATCEMCGMVGVRDAFYSKTKRFCSVSCSRSYSSNSKKASIMARLQGKPPTKKAKVLQKQPLMAKLAAYAQYQASQQQQNLAKSKAVVPVECFDWGRYICSNNLVGAPVSCFKHVPMGTCWGDLAEGVRVEVLNSDTNLSTKVYWIAGIVKLAGFKALLRYEGFDNDTIRDFWCNLCVPEIHPVGWCASSGKPLVPPKSIQNKYSNWKAFLVKRLTGAKTLPPDFAAKVHENMQFPFKKLMRVEVVDKTHLCRTRVALVEQVIGGRLRLVYEESSDDFWCHMYSPLIHAIGWSRSIGHRFKRSDVSKKIDGQMDAPAPLFAKVKDVDQSGEWFKDGMKLEAIDPLNLSAICVATVRKVLADGYLMIAIDGSEAADGSDWFCYHSTSPSIFPAGFCGINNIELTPPRGYTKLPFKWFDYLRETSSIAAPVKLFNKDVPNHGFRQGMKLEAVDLMDPRLVCVATVTRIVHRLLRIHFDGWEDEYDQWVDCQSPDLYPVGWCQLTGYQLQPPAAQMAREIPPAVPKQKKKAQQYKGQKKKSLLRLKEEPAEVDEFTFSQGISDQESNGSGSYYIKQEP, encoded by the exons ATGGAGAACACAAGGAATTTG GCTGAGCGCACCCCGCGTTCGGAGCGTAAGCGTCAGGACTCGTTCGGTATGTTTGACGGGTACGACAGCTGCAGTGAGGAGAGCACCAGTAGCTCCAGCTCAGAGGACAGTGAGGACGAGGTGCCATCCATCCCTGCCAGCCTGCCCATCATCAAGAACAATGGACAGGTTTACACCTATCCCGACGGCAAGGCCGGCATGG CCACCTGTGAGATGTGTGGGATGGTTGGAGTGCGAGACGCCTTCTACTCCAAAACCAAACGCTTCTGCAGCGTCTCCTGCTCTAGAAGTTATTCTTCTAACTCTAAAAAAGCCAGTATAATGGCTAGACTCCAG GGTAAACCACCTACGAAAAAGGCCAAGGTCTTACAGAAACAGCCTCTCATGGCGAAGTTGGCAGCTTATGCCCAGTACCAAGcaagtcaacaacaacaaaacctgGCTAAATCAAAAGCAG TAGTTCCTGTTGAGTGCTTTGATTGGGGAAGATACATCTGTAGCAATAACCTGGTTGGAGCACCAGTCAGCTGCTTCAAGCAC GTCCCTATGGGTACGTGCTGGGGAGACCTAGCTGAAGGAGTGAGGGTGGAGGTGCTCAACTCCGATACTAACCTCTCTACAAAAGTCTACTGGATAGCAGGGATCGTCAAACTTGCAG GGTTCAAGGCTCTGCTGCGGTACGAGGGTTTTGACAACGACACCATCAGGGACTTCTGGTGTAACCTCTGTGTTCCAGAGATCCACCCCGTGGGGTGGTGCGCCTCCAGTGGGAAACCCCTCGTACCTCCCAAAT CGATACAGAATAAGTACTCTAACTGGAAAGCTTTTCTTGTGAAGCGACTCACTGGAGCCAAGACACTGCCACCGGACTTTGCTGCTAAG GTCCATGAGAACATGCAGTTCCCTTTTAAGAAGCTGATGCGAGTGGAGGTGGTTGATAAGACACATCTGTGCCGAACTCGGGTAGCTCTGGTGGAGCAGGTGATTGGGGGAAGGCTGAGGCTTGTCTACGAGGAGAGCTCCGACGACTTCTGGTGTCACATGTACTCCCCGCTCATACACGCCATCGGATGGTCACGGAGCATCGGACACCGCTTCAAACGATCCG ATGTGTCAAAGAAAATCGATGGTCAGATGGACGCCCCCGCCCCGCTGTTTGCCAAG GTGAAAGATGTGGACCAGAGTGGTGAATGGTTCAAGGACGGGATGAAACTAGAGGCCATTGACCCTCTAAACCTCTCAGCTATATGTGTAGCCACTGTAAGAAAG GTGTTGGCAGACGGGTACCTCATGATCGCCATCGACGGGTCGGAGGCGGCTGATGGCTCAGACTGGTTTTGCTACCACTCCacttctccctccatcttccctgCTGGCTTCTGTGGAATCAACAACATTGAACTCACGCCCCCTAGAG GGTACACTAAACTGCCATTTAAATGGTTTGACTACCTCAGAGAAACGAGTTCAATAGCCGCTCCTGTGAAGCTCTTTAACAAG GATGTTCCAAACCATGGGTTCCGCCAGGGAATGAAGCTGGAGGCCGTGGACCTGATGGATCCCAGGCTGGTGTGTGTTGCCACAGTGACTCGGATCGTCCACCGCCTGTTGCGCATCCACTTTGACGGCTGGGAGGATGAGTATGACCAATGGGTGGACTGCCAATCACCTGACCTCTACCCCGTGGGCTGGTGTCAGCTGACCGGCTACCAGCTACAGCCCCCCGCCGCACAGA TGGCCAGAGAAATCCCACCTGCTGTACCTAAGCAGAAGAAGAAAGCCCAACAGTACAAAGGCCAAAAGAAAA AGTCTCTGTTGCGTCTGAAAGAGGAGCCGGCTGAGGTGGATGAGTTCACCTTCTCCCAGGGCATCTCAGATCAGGAGAGCAACGGCTCGGGCAGCTATTACATCAAACAGGAGCCCTGA